The DNA sequence ACGAGGCGGTGTCGGTCATGACCACCCTCAACCGTGACGCCGCCCACGCCGCGCTGGCCGGGGGCGCCCGGTGCGCGACCGACGTCACCGGGTTCGGCCTGCTCGGCCACCTCCTCAAGCTCGTGCGCGCCAGCGGGGTCTCCGCCGTCGTCGACGCCTCGGCCGTGCCCTACCTCGACGGCGCGCGGCGGTCCCTGGCCGAGGGGTTCGTCCCGGGCGGCTCGCGCCGCAACCTCACCTGGGTGCGTCCGTACCTGACGTCGGACGTCGACGACGACGAGCTGCTCCTCCTCGCCGACGCGCAGACCTCCGGGGGGCTCCTCGTGGCCGGGGAGGTCCCGGGCCACCCGGTCGTCGGTGAGCTCGTGGCGGCGGGCGAGCACGCCATCACGGTGCGCTGACGGGGCGCGCGACGCCGAGGGTTTCGCTACGGTGAGGACGGGAGGAGGCGGGCCGATGGAGACCAGCAAGGTGTTCCTGTCCTGGCCCGTGCTGCGCCAGCTGACCGGCACCGACCCGCTCGGCCGCGGCCCGGCCGTCCGGTCCGCCCGGACCGAGCGCCTCACCGCCCGCACCGAGACCGCCGACCGCGTGGCCCGCAGCGTGTGCCCCTACTGCGCGGTGGGGTGCGGGCAGCGGGTCTACGTCAAGGACGACAAGGTCGTGCAGATCGAGGGCGACCCCGACAGCCCCATCTCCCGCGGCCGGCTGTGCCCCAAGGGCTCGGCCAGCAAGAACCTCGTCACCTCGCCGCTGCGGCTGACCAAGGTCCGCTACCGCCGGCCCTACGGCACCCAGTGGGAGGACCTCGACCTCGACGTCGCGATGGGCATGATCGCCGACCGGGTGGTCGACGCGCGACGCCGGACGTGGCAGGACCGCGACGAGGAGGGCCGGTACGTCCACCGGACCCTGGGGATCGCGAGCCTGGGCGGGGCCACCCTGGACAACGAGGAGAACTACCTCATCAAGAAGCTGTTCACGGCGCTCGGCGCCCTGCAGATCGAGAACCAGGCCCGTATTTGACACTCCGCGACGGTCCCCGGTCTGGGGACCAGCTTCGGTCGCGGCGGCGCCACCGGCTTCCAGCAGGACCTGGTCAACGCGGACTGCATCATCATCCAGGGCTCGAACATGGCCGAGGCCCACCCGGTGGGCTTCCAGTGGGTGGTCGAGGCGAAGGCCCGCGGCGCTCGCGTCATCCACGTCGACCCCCGGTTCACGCGCACGAGCGCGCTCGCCGACACGTACGTGCCCATCCGGGTGGGCTCGGACATCGTCTTCCTCGGCGCGATCGTCAACCACGTGCTGAGCAACGGGCTGGACTTCCGCGAGTACGTCCTGGCCTACACCAACGCCGCGACGATCGTCTCCGAGGACTACCTCGACACCGAGGACCTCGACGGGCTGTTCTCCGGGTTCGACCCGGACACCCGCACGTACGACTCCGCGAGCTGGCAGTACGCCGGGAGCGAGGGGGCCGGCGACGGGGAGGGCGAGGAGGCCCGTGACCGGGCCACCGCCCGGGGCATGGAGCACGAGACCCACGGGATGCAGGTCCCCGCCGAGGTCCAGCGCGACGAGACCCTCCAGCACCCGCGGACCGTCTACCAGATCCTCCGGCGGCACTTCGCCCGGTACACCCCCGAGGTCGTCGAGGAGGTCTGCGGCATCTCCCGCGAGCAGTTCCTCGACGTCGCGAACGCGTGGGCGGCGAGCTCGGGCCGCGAGCGCACCACCGCGCTGGTCTACAGCGTCGGGTGGACCCAGCACAGCGTGGGCGCGCAGTACATCCGCACCGGGGCCATCCTCCAGCTGCTCCTGGGGAACATGGGCCGGCCCGGCGGCGGCATCCTCGCGCTGCGCGGGCACGCCTCCATCCAGGGCTCGACCGACATCCCGACCTTGTTCAACCTCCTCCCGGGCTACCTGCCGATGCCGCGCGCGCAGGACCACCCCGACCTCCAGTCCTGGGTGGGCGAGATGCGGCCCGCCACCGCCAAGGGCTTCTGGAGCATGTCCCGCGCCTACGCGATCAGTCTCCTCAAGGCGTACTGGGGTCCGGCCGCGACCGCGGAGAACGACTTCGCCTACGACTACCTGCCACGCCTGACGGGCGACCACGGGACCTACCGCACGGTCCTGGACATGATCGACGGCAAGGTCAAGGGCTACTTCCTGCTCGGGCAGAACCCCGCCGTCGGCTCCGCGCACGGCAAGGCCCAGCGCCTGGGCATGGCCAACCTCGACTGGCTCGTGGTGCGCGACCTCTACGAGATCGAGAGCGCGACGTTCTGGCGCGACTCCCCGGAGATCGAGACCGGGGAGATCGTCCCCGAGCAGTGCCGCACCGAGGTCTTCCTCATGCCCGCCGCCTCGCACGTGGAGAAGGAGGGCACCTTCACCCAGACCCAGCGCCTGCTGCAGTGGCGGGAGAAGGCGGTCGACCCGGAGGGGGACCGGCGCTCCGAGCTGTGGTTCTTCTACCACCTCGGCCGGCTCGTCCGCGAGCGGCTGGCAGGCTCCACCGAGGACCGCGACCGACCCGTGCTCGACCTCGCCTGGGACTACCCCACCCACGGCGACGAGCCCTCCGCCGAGGCGGTGCTCCGGGAGATCAACGGGTACGAGGTCGCCACCGGACGGCCCCTGTCGACGTTCACCGAGCTGCGCGACGACGGCACGACCGTGGGCGGGTGCTGGATCTACACCGGCGTCCTCGCCGACGGCGTCAACCAGGCCGCCCGCCGCCGGCCCGGCTCGGAGCAGTCCTGGGTCGCGCCGGAGTGGGGCTGGGCCTGGCCGGCGAACCGCCGGATCCTGTACAACCGCGCCTCCGCCGACCCGCAGGGCCGGCCGTGGAGCGAGCGCAAGGCGTACGTGTGGTGGGACGAGGACGCCGGGCGGTGGACCGGGCACGACGTGCCCGACTTCGAGGCGGCCAAGCCGCCGGGCTACCGCCCGCCGCCGGGCGCCACCGGCGTCGAGGCCATCGCCGGCGACGACGCGTTCATCATGCAGGGCGACGGCAAGGGCGCGCTCTTCGTCCCGTCCGGTCTCGTCGACGGCCCGCTGCCCACGCACTACGAGCCGGTGGAGTCCGTCGTCCGCAACGCGCTGTACGGCCAGCAGTCCAACCCCACACGGGTGCAGTACCGGCGCCCGGACAACCCCATGCACCCGCTGGACGACGCCGTCTTCCCGTACGTGTTCACCACGAGCCGGCTCACCGAGCACCACACCGCCGGCGGGATGAGCCGGTTCCTGGAGTACCTCTCCGAGCTCCAGCCGGAGATGTTCGTCGAGGTCTCGCCGCAGCTGGCCGCCGAGCGCGGCCTCGCGCACCTGGGGTGGTGCCACGTGGTCACCGCCCGCGCCGCCGTGGAGGGCAGGGTGCTCGTCACCGAGCGGCTGCGCCCGCTGCGCATCGAGGGCAGGACCGTGCACCAGGTCTGGCTGCCCTACCACTGGGGCAGCGGGGGGCTGGTGACGGGGGACGCGGCGAACGACCTCTTCGGCATCACCCTGGACCCCAACGTGCTCATCCAGGAGACCAAGGCCGGCACGTGCGACGTCCGGGCGGGCCGGCGTCCCCGCGGGCGCGCCCTCCTCCAGCTCGTGGACGACTACCGGCGACGCGCCGGTACCGACGTCGACCGGCCGATCGTCACCGCGTCCCCGTCCGCGGTGACGCGGTCGCACGGGGTGGGCGGGACCGGCGAGCCGGACGACACCGACGGAGGCGACGATGGCCGGTAGGCACTCCTTGTTCGGGCCGATCGACCCGGCGGCCGACGCCGGCTGGGTGGACCCGCCGCCGCGCAAGGGCTTCTTCACCGACACGAGCGTGTGCATCGGCTGCAAGGCCTGCGAGGTCGCCTGCAAGGAGTGGAACCTCCTGCCCGACGACGGCTTCGAGCTGCTCGGCTCCTCCTACGACAACACCGGCGCGCTCGGGTCCACCACCTGGCGGCACGTCGCGTTCGTCGAGCAGGGCGGACGGGCGAGCGTGGACCTGGGGATGCCCGGCCTGGGGCCGCCCGCTCCCGCACCCGCCGCTCCCGCACCGGGTGCGGGAGCGGTGGCGGGCGCACCACCGGGGAGCGAGCCGCCGGTGAGCGCTGCGCCGGCGGAGCGGCCGGACTTCCGCTGGCTCATGTCCTCCGACGTGTGCAAGCACTGCACCCACGCGGCGTGCCTGGACGTGTGCCCGACCGGCTCGCTCTTCCGCACCGAGTTCGGCACCGTCGTCGTCCAGCCCGACGTGTGCAACGGCTGCGGCTACTGCGTGCCGGCCTGCCCGTACGGCGTCATCGAACGGCGTCCCGGACCGGCAGGGGACCCCCTGGCGGGCATCGCCCAGAAGTGCACGCTCTGCTACGACCGGCTGCGCTCGGGCGCCGAGCCGGCGTGCGCCAAGGCCTGCCCGACCGACTCCATCCAGTTCGGCGACGTGGAGGAGCTGCGCGAGCGCGCCGCGGCCCGCCTCGACGTGCTGCGGGCCGCCGGGCAGGACGAGGCCCGGCTCTACGGCGCAGAGCCCGACGACGGCGTCGGCGGGACGGGAGCCTTCTTCCTCCTCCTGGACGAGCCCGAGGTGTACGGCCTGCCCCCGGACCCGGTGGTGACCACCAAGGACCTGCCACACATGTTCAACCGCGCCTCCGCCGCGGCCGTCGCCCTCCTCGCCGGGGCGGCGCTGTCCTTCCTGGGGCGCCGGTGAGCCCGCGCGGCGGCGGTGAGCCCGCCGTGGTCCCCGACGCCGAGTTCACGTCCTACTACGGCCGGCCGGTGGTCAAGCCGGCGCCGTGGGCGGCGGACATCCCCGCCTACATGTTCGCCGGTGGTCTCGCGGCCGGGTCCTCCCTCCTCGCCGCCGGGGCCGACCTCACAAGCCGGCCCGCGCTGCGCCGCAGCGGCCGGGTCACCGCCCTGGCCGCCCTCGGCTTCAGCGCGGCGGCCCTCGTGCACGACCTCGGCCGCCCGTCCCGGTTCCTCAACATGATGCGCACCGTCAAGCTCACGTCGCCGATGTCTGTGGGCACGTGGATCCTCGCCCTGTACGGCCCGCCCGCCGGCCTGGCCGCCGTCGCCGAGCTCGCCGGCGTGCCCGGCGTGCCCCGCCGGCTCGGCCGTGTCCTGGGAGCGCTCGGCCGCCCGGCCGGGCTCGCCGCCGGGCTGCTGGCCCCGCCGGTCGCCGCGTACACGGCGGTTCTGCTCTCGGACACCGCCACGCCGTCCTGGCACGAGGCCTACCGTGAGCTCCCGTTCGTCTTCGTCTCCTCCGCCGCCGCCGCCGCGGGCGGGGCCGCGCTGCTCGCCGTCCCGGCGGCCCAGGCCGGGCCCGCGCGGCGGCTGGCGGTCGGCGGAGCCCTCGCCGAGCTGCTCGCGGAGGCACGGATGGAGCGTTCCATGGGGATGACCGCCGAGCCGCTGCACCAGGGCGGGGCAGGTCGCCTCATGCGGGCCGCCAAGCTGCTCACGGCGGCCGGCGCCGCCCTGACCCTCCTCGCCGGCCGCCGCCGGCCGGTCGCCGCGCTCGCGGGTGCGGCTCTCCTGGCCGGGTCGGCGTGCACCCGTTTCGGCGTCGTCGAGGCGGGCCTGGCCTCGGCCCGCGACCCGCGCTACACCGTCGTCCCGCAGCGGCGGCGCCTGGCTCAGGCCGCGACCCGGTCGCCGCGGGCGTAGACGTTGGCGCTGTCCCCGCGGCTGAAGGCGACGAGGGTCAGCCCGGCCTCCACCGCGAGCTCGACGGCCAGCGTGGACGGCGCGCTCACCGCGGCCAGGAGCGGCACCCCCGCCATGCACGCCTTCTGCACCAGCTCGAACGAGGCGCGGCCGGAGACCTGCAGCAGGTGCCCGGTGAGCGGCAGCCGACCCTCCCGCAGGGCCCAGCCGAGGACCTTGTCCACGGCGTTGTGGCGGCCCACGTCCTCGCGCAGGCAGACCAGCCGGGCGACGCCGTCGGACCCGAGGACGAAGAGGCCCGCCGCGTGGACGCCACCGGTACGGGCGAAGACCCGCTGCCCCTCGCGCAGCCGGTCGGGCAGGGCGAGCAGCTCGGCGAGGCCGACCCGCAGGCCGTCGGCGGCGACGTCGAACCGCGACGTGCGCGAGACCGCCTCGATCGACGACGTGCCGCAGATCCCGCACGAGCTCGAGGTGTACACGTGCCGCTCGAGGGAGGGGTCGGGCGCCGTGACCCCGGCGGCCAGGGTCACGTCGACGACGTTGTAGCTCGCCCGGCCGTCGGCGTCCACGCCGGGACCGTAGGCGATCGAGGCGAGGTCCTCCCGGCGCCCGACCACCCCCTCGGAGACGAGGAAGCCCGCGACCAGGTCGAAGTCCGCACCGGGCGTGCGCATCGTCACCGCGTACGGCGAGCCGCCCACCCGGATCTCCAGCGGCTCCTCGCCGGCCACCGTGTCCGCGCGGCGCCGGCGCGAGCCGTCCGCGCCCAGCCGCTCGACGGGGTGCAGCCTCGTCACCCGCACGCTGCTCCCTCCGACGGTCCTGCGTGGAGGCTAGCGGGCCGGGCGCGGGTCGGTAACCTCGGGCCGTGGATGGAGAGCCGGGCCCGGAGCCCGCCAGGGCCGACGTCGGGGAGCGGGGCGACGGCGAGCGAGCCGCCCGGGAGGGGGGCACCGTCCGGGTGCGTCTCGACCTCGCCTACGACGGCACGGCCTTCGCGGGCTGGGCCACCCAGCCGGGCCTGCGGACCGTCCAGGGCGTGCTCGAGGAGGCCCTCACCACCGTCCTGCGTCTGGACCGCCCGGCGCGGCTCACCGTTGCCGGCCGCACCGACGCCGGGGTGCACGCCCGGGGGCAGGTGGCCCACGTCGACGTCCCGCCGGCGGCCTGGCAGGCACTGCCCGGCCGGGGTGACCGCCCGCCGGGCGAGGCCCTCGTGGCGCGCCTCGCGGGCGTCCTCGGGCGCGGCGGGACGCCGCGCGGCGCCGCCGACGTCGTCGTGCGCCGCGCGAGCCTCGCCCCCGCCGGGTTCGACGCCCGCTTCGGTGCGCTCTGGCGCCGCTACGCCTACCGCATCGCGGACGGCGTGGCGGGCCGGGACCCCCTGCGGCGGGCCGAGGTGCTCTGGCACCCCCGCCCGCTCGACGCAGCGGCGATGGACGAGGCCGCCGGCCGGCTGGTCGGCGAGCACGACTTCGCGGCGTACTGCCGGCCCCGGGAGGGGGCGACGACCATCCGCACCCTGCAGGCGTTCGGGTTCCACCGGGTCGGCGCCGGGGGCGCCGAGGGCCGGGTGCGCGAGGGGGGCGGGCCGGACGAGGACCTCGTCGTCGCCACCGTGCGCGCCGACGCGTTCTGCCACTCGATGGTGCGCGCCCTCGTGGGGGCGTGCCTGGCGGTGGGGGAGGGACGGCGCGACCCGGGCTGGCCGGCCGAGGTCCTCGCGGCCGGTCGCCGCGACCCCGGCGTCACCGTCGCCGCCGCGCACGGCCTCACGCTGGAGGAGGTCGCCTACCCGCCCGACGCCGGGCTGGCGGCCCGGGTGGCGGAGGCGCGGAACGTGCGCCGCCTGATGCTGCCCCGCTGACGCGCACGGGGCGGCTCGGCGGCGGTCAGGGCCGTTCACGGCTCCCGCGGCGGCTCACGGCCGGTCGGGGTCGATCGTCCCGCCCTCGTCGACGGCGCCCTCGTCCTCCAGGTGCATGGCGGCCTCCTCGGGCATGAAGCGGGCGCCGTCGACACCGACGTCCTCGGCCAGGACGTCCTGGGTCTCCCCGGGCAGGTCCTCGGGGCCGTCGTCGTCCGGCTCGGCGACGAGGCGTCCCACGGTGGTGTCGGTGGCTCCGTCGGGAGCCGTCTCACCGCTCAGCCCGGGTCCCGCCAGGGGGGAGGCGTCGGCCCCGGGCTGGTCCTCCCAGACCTCGGGCTCCTCGCGCGCGAGGCGGTCGTCGAGGTCCTCACCCTCGCGCTGGCCGGACTCGGTGAGGTCCAGGCCCGCGAGGGGGTCGTCGTCGGGTGCGGTGAGGCCCTCGTCGAGGACGTCGCCCGAGGGGCTGTCGAGGAGCATGTCCTCCTCGCCGGGCTGCCAGGACTCGTCGGAGAGGAACTGGTCGTCACCGGGGCTGCCGGTGGGAAGGCTGGGTGTGCTCATGCCGCCAGCGTGCCACCGGCCCCGCGGGGTGCGCACGCCGGGACTCAGCGGCGCTCGTCCCAGACGGGGCCCCACGGGTCCGGCGCGTCGGTCAGGCCGCCGTCGCCGTCGCGGACGAGGTGCATGGCCGCCTCCTCGGCGGTGAGGTCGCCGACGCCGACGTCCTCGGCGAGGACGTCCTGCCACTCGCCCGGCTCGTCGGTGTCGTCGTCGTCGTCGGGCAGGGCGACCAGGCGCCCCACCGGGGGGTCGGCCTCGTCGTCGGCGAGGTCGGGGTCGTCCTCCTCCTCGACGGCCGGGTCCTCGTCGCCGTCGTCGTCCCACCGGTCGGGCTCCTCGCGGGCGAGCCGGTCGCGCAGGGCCTCGCCCTCGACCTGCCCGCGGGGACTGAGGTCCAGCCCGGCGAGCGGGTCGTCGTCGGGGGCGGTGAGGCCCTCGTCGAGGACGTCCTCGCTGTCGGTCTGCAGCAGGCCGTCCTCCTTGTCGGGCTGCCAGGACTCGTCGTCGAGGAACTGGTCCCGCCCGGGGGTGCCCAGTGGGATGCTCATGCCCCCAGCGTGCCACCGCCCGCGGCGGAGCACAGCGACCTTTGGTCACTTGCCCGGTGGCGCCGGCACGGATCCGCGGGCGGCGCAGGTCCAGCGCGCCGCCGGCACCGGATATGACGTGGACCGCGGCGCGGTCCACGGGGGATGCTTGAGACCGTGGCCCACCTCGACCTCGCCGGCATCGGCTACGACCTGCCCGACGGGCGCGGGCTCCTCGCCGACGTCTCCCTGCGGGTCGGCGCGGGTGAGCGGGTGGCGCTCGTCGGCCCCAACGGTGCGGGCAAGACGACCCTCGTGCGCATCGCGACCGGCGCCACCGACCCGCACCGCGGCACCGTCTCGCGGTCCGGCTCGCTGGCCGTCATGGGCCAGCTCATCGGGATCGACGACGACGGCAGGACCGTCCGCGACCTCCTCGCCGAGCACGCGCCGCCGCGGCTGCGCGACGCCGCCCGGGCCCTGGCGGACGCCGAGCTGGCCATGATGACGGTCGACGACGAGCCCGCCCAGCTCGCCTACGCCCAGGCGCTCGTGGACTGGGCCGACGCGGGCGGCTACGCCGCGGAGGCCGAGTGGGACGAGATCACCGCCGAGGTCCTCGCGCAGCCGTTCGACCGGGCCCAGTGGCGCTCCGTCGGCACGCTCTCCGGCGGGGAGGCCAAGCGGCTCGTGCTCACCGCGCTGCTGCGCGGGCCCGCCGACCTGCTCGTCCTGGACGAGCCCGACAACTCCCTCGACGTCCCCACCAAGCGGTGGCTGGAGGAGCAGCTGCGCGCCAGCGCCAAGGGGGTGCTCTTCGTCAGCCACGACCGGGAGCTCCTCGCCCGCACGGCCACCCACGTCGCGGCGCTCGAGCCGGGGCCCGCGGGCGCGGGGCTCTGGGTCCACGGCGGCTCCTTCGCCACCTTCCCCGCCGCCCGGGCCGAGCGGATGAGCCGGCTCGAGGAGCTGCGCCGGCGCTGGGACGAGGAGCACGCCAAGCTCCGCGAGCTCGTGGTCATGTACAAGCAGAAGGCCGCCTACAACGCGGACATGGCCTCCCGGCTCCAGGCCGCCCGCACCCGGCTCGCCCGCTTCGAGGAGGCCGGCCCGCCCGAGGTGGTCGCGGGCGAGCAGCGGGTGACCATGCGGCTGCGGGGCGGCCGCACGGGCAAGCGGGCGGTGGTGTGCGAGGGCCTGGCCCTGGCCGGGCTCACCGAGCGGTTCGACCTCGAGGTCTGGTACGGCGAACGCCTCGCGGTCCTCGGCGCCAACGGCACGGGCAAGTCCCACCTGCTGCGCCTGCTCGCCGCGGGCGGCACGGACCCCGGCCCCGAGCACAGCCCCGCCGACGGCCGGGCGGTCGAGCCGGTCGCGCACACCGGGGTCGCCCGGCTGGGCGCGCGCGTGCGGCCCGGCTGGTTCGCGCAGGGCCACGTGCGGGCAGACCTGCGCGGCCGGACCCTCCTCGAGGTCCTCGGCCGCGGCGAGGGCGACCGCGGGGGCATGGCACGCGAGCACGCCGCTCGCGTCCTGGACCGGTACGAGCTCGCCCGCGCCGCCGAGCAGCGCGTCGAGACCCTCTCGGGCGGCCAGGCCGCCCGGTTCCAGATCCTCCTCCTCGAGCTGTCCGGAGCCACCCTCCTGCTGCTGGACGAACCGACCGACAACCTCGACCTGCACTCGGCCGAGGCGCTCGAGGCGGGTCTCGCCGCGTTCGAGGGGACCGTGGTCGCGGTGACCCACGACCGGTGGTTCACCCGCGGCTTCGACCGCTTCCTCCACGTCGGCGCCGACGGCAGCGTCGAGGAGACCCCGGTGCCGGTGTGGGACGACGACGGCGTTCGGGTGCGCTGAGCCGAGCGGGCCGGTGCGTCACGTGTCGCGTCTCACCGTGGTCACCGGAGCCGGTGGTTTTGACCCTCCCGGGCGCGGGGCGGTAGTCTGGGATGTCGTTGTGCATCCCCATGCGCTCTCCGGTGTCTCCCACTCGCCGGCAGCGGCGCGGATGCGCGCAGCGAGCACCATGTCCATGGGTCGCGGCCACGCCATAGCCGCACCCGATCGAGAGAACGCTGAAGAAACGAAGGCTACGCCCGTGCGCACGTACACACCGAAGCCCGGCGACGTCACGAAGAACTGGTACGTCATCGACGCTACCG is a window from the Georgenia muralis genome containing:
- a CDS encoding 4Fe-4S dicluster domain-containing protein; this translates as MAGRHSLFGPIDPAADAGWVDPPPRKGFFTDTSVCIGCKACEVACKEWNLLPDDGFELLGSSYDNTGALGSTTWRHVAFVEQGGRASVDLGMPGLGPPAPAPAAPAPGAGAVAGAPPGSEPPVSAAPAERPDFRWLMSSDVCKHCTHAACLDVCPTGSLFRTEFGTVVVQPDVCNGCGYCVPACPYGVIERRPGPAGDPLAGIAQKCTLCYDRLRSGAEPACAKACPTDSIQFGDVEELRERAAARLDVLRAAGQDEARLYGAEPDDGVGGTGAFFLLLDEPEVYGLPPDPVVTTKDLPHMFNRASAAAVALLAGAALSFLGRR
- the nrfD gene encoding NrfD/PsrC family molybdoenzyme membrane anchor subunit, which codes for MSPRGGGEPAVVPDAEFTSYYGRPVVKPAPWAADIPAYMFAGGLAAGSSLLAAGADLTSRPALRRSGRVTALAALGFSAAALVHDLGRPSRFLNMMRTVKLTSPMSVGTWILALYGPPAGLAAVAELAGVPGVPRRLGRVLGALGRPAGLAAGLLAPPVAAYTAVLLSDTATPSWHEAYRELPFVFVSSAAAAAGGAALLAVPAAQAGPARRLAVGGALAELLAEARMERSMGMTAEPLHQGGAGRLMRAAKLLTAAGAALTLLAGRRRPVAALAGAALLAGSACTRFGVVEAGLASARDPRYTVVPQRRRLAQAATRSPRA
- a CDS encoding DUF5709 domain-containing protein, coding for MSIPLGTPGRDQFLDDESWQPDKEDGLLQTDSEDVLDEGLTAPDDDPLAGLDLSPRGQVEGEALRDRLAREEPDRWDDDGDEDPAVEEEDDPDLADDEADPPVGRLVALPDDDDDTDEPGEWQDVLAEDVGVGDLTAEEAAMHLVRDGDGGLTDAPDPWGPVWDERR
- the fdh gene encoding formate dehydrogenase gives rise to the protein METSKVFLSWPVLRQLTGTDPLGRGPAVRSARTERLTARTETADRVARSVCPYCAVGCGQRVYVKDDKVVQIEGDPDSPISRGRLCPKGSASKNLVTSPLRLTKVRYRRPYGTQWEDLDLDVAMGMIADRVVDARRRTWQDRDEEGRYVHRTLGIASLGGATLDNEENYLIKKLFTALGALQIENQARIUHSATVPGLGTSFGRGGATGFQQDLVNADCIIIQGSNMAEAHPVGFQWVVEAKARGARVIHVDPRFTRTSALADTYVPIRVGSDIVFLGAIVNHVLSNGLDFREYVLAYTNAATIVSEDYLDTEDLDGLFSGFDPDTRTYDSASWQYAGSEGAGDGEGEEARDRATARGMEHETHGMQVPAEVQRDETLQHPRTVYQILRRHFARYTPEVVEEVCGISREQFLDVANAWAASSGRERTTALVYSVGWTQHSVGAQYIRTGAILQLLLGNMGRPGGGILALRGHASIQGSTDIPTLFNLLPGYLPMPRAQDHPDLQSWVGEMRPATAKGFWSMSRAYAISLLKAYWGPAATAENDFAYDYLPRLTGDHGTYRTVLDMIDGKVKGYFLLGQNPAVGSAHGKAQRLGMANLDWLVVRDLYEIESATFWRDSPEIETGEIVPEQCRTEVFLMPAASHVEKEGTFTQTQRLLQWREKAVDPEGDRRSELWFFYHLGRLVRERLAGSTEDRDRPVLDLAWDYPTHGDEPSAEAVLREINGYEVATGRPLSTFTELRDDGTTVGGCWIYTGVLADGVNQAARRRPGSEQSWVAPEWGWAWPANRRILYNRASADPQGRPWSERKAYVWWDEDAGRWTGHDVPDFEAAKPPGYRPPPGATGVEAIAGDDAFIMQGDGKGALFVPSGLVDGPLPTHYEPVESVVRNALYGQQSNPTRVQYRRPDNPMHPLDDAVFPYVFTTSRLTEHHTAGGMSRFLEYLSELQPEMFVEVSPQLAAERGLAHLGWCHVVTARAAVEGRVLVTERLRPLRIEGRTVHQVWLPYHWGSGGLVTGDAANDLFGITLDPNVLIQETKAGTCDVRAGRRPRGRALLQLVDDYRRRAGTDVDRPIVTASPSAVTRSHGVGGTGEPDDTDGGDDGR
- a CDS encoding tRNA pseudouridine synthase A, with protein sequence MRLDLAYDGTAFAGWATQPGLRTVQGVLEEALTTVLRLDRPARLTVAGRTDAGVHARGQVAHVDVPPAAWQALPGRGDRPPGEALVARLAGVLGRGGTPRGAADVVVRRASLAPAGFDARFGALWRRYAYRIADGVAGRDPLRRAEVLWHPRPLDAAAMDEAAGRLVGEHDFAAYCRPREGATTIRTLQAFGFHRVGAGGAEGRVREGGGPDEDLVVATVRADAFCHSMVRALVGACLAVGEGRRDPGWPAEVLAAGRRDPGVTVAAAHGLTLEEVAYPPDAGLAARVAEARNVRRLMLPR
- the fdhD gene encoding formate dehydrogenase accessory sulfurtransferase FdhD, whose translation is MTRLHPVERLGADGSRRRRADTVAGEEPLEIRVGGSPYAVTMRTPGADFDLVAGFLVSEGVVGRREDLASIAYGPGVDADGRASYNVVDVTLAAGVTAPDPSLERHVYTSSSCGICGTSSIEAVSRTSRFDVAADGLRVGLAELLALPDRLREGQRVFARTGGVHAAGLFVLGSDGVARLVCLREDVGRHNAVDKVLGWALREGRLPLTGHLLQVSGRASFELVQKACMAGVPLLAAVSAPSTLAVELAVEAGLTLVAFSRGDSANVYARGDRVAA
- a CDS encoding DUF5709 domain-containing protein, translating into MSTPSLPTGSPGDDQFLSDESWQPGEEDMLLDSPSGDVLDEGLTAPDDDPLAGLDLTESGQREGEDLDDRLAREEPEVWEDQPGADASPLAGPGLSGETAPDGATDTTVGRLVAEPDDDGPEDLPGETQDVLAEDVGVDGARFMPEEAAMHLEDEGAVDEGGTIDPDRP
- a CDS encoding ATP-binding cassette domain-containing protein yields the protein MAHLDLAGIGYDLPDGRGLLADVSLRVGAGERVALVGPNGAGKTTLVRIATGATDPHRGTVSRSGSLAVMGQLIGIDDDGRTVRDLLAEHAPPRLRDAARALADAELAMMTVDDEPAQLAYAQALVDWADAGGYAAEAEWDEITAEVLAQPFDRAQWRSVGTLSGGEAKRLVLTALLRGPADLLVLDEPDNSLDVPTKRWLEEQLRASAKGVLFVSHDRELLARTATHVAALEPGPAGAGLWVHGGSFATFPAARAERMSRLEELRRRWDEEHAKLRELVVMYKQKAAYNADMASRLQAARTRLARFEEAGPPEVVAGEQRVTMRLRGGRTGKRAVVCEGLALAGLTERFDLEVWYGERLAVLGANGTGKSHLLRLLAAGGTDPGPEHSPADGRAVEPVAHTGVARLGARVRPGWFAQGHVRADLRGRTLLEVLGRGEGDRGGMAREHAARVLDRYELARAAEQRVETLSGGQAARFQILLLELSGATLLLLDEPTDNLDLHSAEALEAGLAAFEGTVVAVTHDRWFTRGFDRFLHVGADGSVEETPVPVWDDDGVRVR